A window from Triticum aestivum cultivar Chinese Spring unplaced genomic scaffold, IWGSC CS RefSeq v2.1 scaffold77689, whole genome shotgun sequence encodes these proteins:
- the LOC123172716 gene encoding receptor-like serine/threonine-protein kinase NCRK, translating into MNEQIELLSRLNHCHVVPLLGYCSERQGRQLERLLVFECMTNGNLRECLDDLNRKPMDWATRVGVALGAARGLEYLHEAAAPRILHRDIKSTNILLDDRFRARITDLGMAKCLMNDGVASCSSSPARMLGTFGYFAPEYAIVGKASLKSDVFSFGVVVLELITGRQPVHKRGGAGASGAGTDESLVMWATSRLRDSRLVVAELPDPALKGAFRPEEMQIMAHLARECLQWDPEARPTMTEVVQILSTIAPLADKRRRNHLPAAAGAFAPGFHAERPRECSVWQDDEDYGHRRDHLHGGNGSNAKGAVLSGEVTVNVGMPVTMMTTMGRSWRSAEQEEVDLTEPRLETFTEPTTTASPFR; encoded by the coding sequence TCGAGCTGCTGTCGAGGCTGAACCACTGCCACGTGGTGCCATTGCTGGGGTACTGCTCGGAGCGGCAGGGGCGGCAGCTGGAGCGGCTGCTGGTGTTCGAGTGCATGACCAACGGCAACCTGCGGGAGTGCCTGGACGACCTCAACAGGAAGCCCATGGACTGGGCGACGCGCGTCGGCGTGGCGCTGGGCGCGGCGAGGGGCCTCGAGTACCTCCACGAGGCGGCGGCGCCGCGCATCCTCCACCGGGACATCAAGTCCACCAACATCCTGCTCGACGACCGGTTCAGGGCCAGGATCACGGACCTGGGCATGGCCAAGTGCCTGATGAACGACGGCGTGGCGAGCTGCTCCAGCTCGCCGGCGCGCATGCTGGGCACCTTCGGGTACTTCGCCCCCGAGTACGCCATCGTCGGCAAGGCGTCGCTCAAGTCGGACGTGTTCAGCTTCGGCGTGGTGGTGCTGGAGCTCATCACGGGCCGGCAGCCGGTGCAcaagaggggcggcgccggcgccagCGGCGCGGGCACGGACGAGAGCTTGGTGATGTGGGCGACGTCGCGGCTGCGGGACAGCAGGCTGGTGGTCGCGGAGCTGCCGGACCCGGCGCTGAAGGGCGCGTTCCGGCCCGAGGAGATGCAGATCATGGCCCACCTGGCCAGGGAGTGCCTGCAGTGGGACCCCGAGGCCAGGCCCACCATGACCGAAGTCGTCCAGATCCTCTCCACCATCGCGCCCCTCGCCGACAAGCGCCGTCGCAACcacctgcccgccgccgccggcgccttcGCCCCGGGCTTCCACGCCGAGAGGCCGCGGGAATGCTCAGTGTGGCAGGACGACGAAGACTACGGCCATCGCCGCGATCACCTGCACGGAGGGAACGGCAGCAATGCCAAGGGCGCCGTCTTGTCTGGAGAGGTCACGGTTAACGTCGggatgccagtgacgatgatgacgacgatggGGCGGAGCTGGCGGTCGGCGGAGCAGGAGGAGGTGGACCTGACGGAGCCGCGGCTGGAGACGTTCACGGAGCCGACGACGACAGCCAGCCCCTTCAGGTGA